One Novosphingobium sp. 9U genomic window, TAACTCTGGCGCAGCAGCAAGGCCTGCCGCAAGCGACCGGCGCGCTGGCGCAGATGGACCAGCACGTTTCCATGGCGGACCGGCAGAAGTCGGTGGCCGTCGCCTCGCAGATCGCCGCCGAGACCGAGGCCACGCGCGCTCGCCAGCTTGCCGCGGTCGACCTGGGCTCCGCGTCCGGCGGAGCCATCGTCGACGAACCTGCGCCCGCTGCCGCGACCTCTCGCGGCCCATCGGTCGCGACGGTCGAGCGCGCCGTCGCCGAGGCCGAGCGGGTCGCGGGCCGATCCAGCCCGGCGAGCGCCGGCGCCGACTACACGATCACCAAGCCACGAGTCGCCGCGGCCACTCCGCCCGTCTCGGCCCGCACCCCGGCACCGGCTCCGGCACCCACGCGCACGCCGGCACCCGCGCCATCTACGCGCCCTGCACCCACCACCACACCGAGCGCTTCGGGCGCCTGGCGCGTCCAACTCGGCGCGTTCGGCGTCGCGAGCAACGCCGAGGCACTGTGGGCACGCGTTCGCAGCCGGTCCGAGCTTGCCGGACACGCCAAGCTCCTCGTGCCCGCCGGGAAGGTCACCAAGTTGCAGGCCGGTGGCTTTGCCAGCCAGGCCGACGCCTCCGCCGCCTGCTCGCGGCTGAAGAGCGCCGGCATCACCTGCCTCGCCACGCGCGACTGAATGTCCTAGGCTGGGCGGCCCATGCGCGTCGCCTCGCTCGATCTCATCCGCGGCGTCGCGGTCCTCGGCATCCTGGCGATCAACATCGCCGGCTTCGCGGGGCCCTCAATCGGCACGCTCAGCCCGAACCTGCCTACGCCCGCCGGCATGTGGAACGAAGCCGCGTACGCCTTCGCGTTCGTGCTGTTCGAAGGCAAGATGCGCGCGCTGTTCGCGATCCTGTTCGGAGCGGGCATAGCGCTGTTCATCGACCGGGCCGAAGCACAGGGCCGCGACGGCGATCTCCTGCAGGCACGACGCCTTGGCTGGCTGCTGCTGTTCGGCGCCTTGCACTATTACCTGCTGTGGTGGGGCGACATCCTGTTCGCCTATGCCGCCTGCGGGCTGATCGTGCTGCTCCTCCACCGCATGGCGCCCCGGCTGCTGGGCGCCGGCGCGGCGGCGCTGTTCCTGGCCATGCACCTGAACGGCCTGCTCGCCAGCCTGCCCATGCTCGATGCGGAGGAAGCGGTACGGCTTGGCACCGCCAACCCCGGGCAGGCGAGTGCCGTGGCGCAATACCAAGGCTACCTCGTGGCAGCGGTCCAGCGCGAGATGAGCCAGTACACCGGCGGTTTCCTGCACATCCTGACGATCAAGCTGCAGGATCACCCGCTCTGGCCACTCGCCGGCGTGCGTGACGGTTTCGGAGAGTACGTGCCGCTGATGACGCTCGGCCTGCTCCTGCAGCGCAGCGGCTTCTTCGCCGGCACTTGGCCGGTACGGGCTATGGTGCTGCTGGGCGTCGGCTCCACGGTGGCGGGCTTGAGCGTTACCCTGCTCTCGCTCGGCTGGCTGTTGCAGCGGCACTTCCCGGTGATCGCGATGGACACATCGCTGCGGTACGGCCTCGCCCTGCCCCACCTTGTCACAGCATTCGGCTACCTCACGTTGCTGGTCCTTGCGACGCCATGGCTCGGCCGCACGCGACTGGGCGGGCGATTGGCGGCGGCGGGACGGATGGCCTTCTCCAATTATCTCGGCACCAGCCTGCTCATGACCACGCTGTTCTACGGCTGGGGCCTGGACCTGTTCGGCCAAGTCGATCCGCTCGCGCAATGGCTGTTCGTCTTCTTCGGCTGGGCTCTCATGCTCGGCTGGAGCGGGCCATGGCTCCGGCATTGGCGCCGGGGTCCACTCGAATGGCTATGGCGGTGCCTGACCGAAGGCAGGTTGCTCTCGAACCGCGTCTAACTGCTATTGCGATCCATTCGCATGCAGCTATATTGCGATTCGAGAGGAACACGCATGTACGTCTGCATCTGCAACGCGATACGGGAATGCGAACTGCGCCAAGCGGCGCGCACCTGCCGTGGCGATGCCGAAGCGCTCTACACCGCCATCGGGCGCCCGCCCCAGTGCGGCCAGTGCGTGGACGAGGCCGAGGACATCATCGCCGACGAGCGTTTGTCGACTCTCCTCCCGGTGCCGCTCGCCGCGGCCGACCGCACGCTGCAGCCTGCGCATACTTGATCGCCCTTAATGCCGCGGGGCGCCTTCTCGCGTTGCCTCCCCAAAGCTGGTAAGCCATAGGGCTCGCTCAGCCAGACAGGAGCTTCCCCATGAAGGGCGACCGCCAGGTCATCGACTTTCTCAACAAGGCGCTGCTCAACGAGCTGACCGCGATCAACCAGTACTGGCTGCACTACCGCATGCTGGAACACTGGGGCGTCAAGAAGCTGGCCGATTACGAGCGCCATGAGTCCATCGACGAGATGAAGCATGCCG contains:
- a CDS encoding SPOR domain-containing protein, whose protein sequence is MVVRGSGKVRLGAFLAASMMAGLGSPALADVKAGVDAWSTGDFTAAVREWQAPAAAGDPDAQFNLAQAYRLGRGVPKDLGRAEQLFGAAAAKGHLQASDNYGLLLFQRGERAQAMPYIRSAASRGDPRAQYILGLALFNGDGMAKDWVRAYAYLTLAQQQGLPQATGALAQMDQHVSMADRQKSVAVASQIAAETEATRARQLAAVDLGSASGGAIVDEPAPAAATSRGPSVATVERAVAEAERVAGRSSPASAGADYTITKPRVAAATPPVSARTPAPAPAPTRTPAPAPSTRPAPTTTPSASGAWRVQLGAFGVASNAEALWARVRSRSELAGHAKLLVPAGKVTKLQAGGFASQADASAACSRLKSAGITCLATRD
- a CDS encoding DUF418 domain-containing protein, with protein sequence MRVASLDLIRGVAVLGILAINIAGFAGPSIGTLSPNLPTPAGMWNEAAYAFAFVLFEGKMRALFAILFGAGIALFIDRAEAQGRDGDLLQARRLGWLLLFGALHYYLLWWGDILFAYAACGLIVLLLHRMAPRLLGAGAAALFLAMHLNGLLASLPMLDAEEAVRLGTANPGQASAVAQYQGYLVAAVQREMSQYTGGFLHILTIKLQDHPLWPLAGVRDGFGEYVPLMTLGLLLQRSGFFAGTWPVRAMVLLGVGSTVAGLSVTLLSLGWLLQRHFPVIAMDTSLRYGLALPHLVTAFGYLTLLVLATPWLGRTRLGGRLAAAGRMAFSNYLGTSLLMTTLFYGWGLDLFGQVDPLAQWLFVFFGWALMLGWSGPWLRHWRRGPLEWLWRCLTEGRLLSNRV
- a CDS encoding bacterioferritin-associated ferredoxin → MYVCICNAIRECELRQAARTCRGDAEALYTAIGRPPQCGQCVDEAEDIIADERLSTLLPVPLAAADRTLQPAHT